Genomic segment of Ranitomeya imitator isolate aRanImi1 chromosome 6, aRanImi1.pri, whole genome shotgun sequence:
ATTTCTGGCTGAGCCGCGGCGCGGACAGATGTGACTTTTAGGACATACTGCTGGGGGCCACAGCCGTTAACGTCCATAAAGGTCGCGTGGGCGCCCGCCTCCAGCAACATGTGCATTAGGATGTGGTCGCAGTTCCATGCCGCCTTGTGGAGTGGCGCCTTGCGGTCAATGTCTCTGGTGTTGACGTCGGCGTTGAAGTCCAGCAGCATCCTGCAGATGAGGTGGTGAATGCTGCTGTATTTTTGCTCCTTGATATTTAACGCCCAGTAGGCGGCGGTAGAGAGCGGGGTCTCCAAGATTGAGTTAAAGCTGTCCACGATCGCCCCGTGGTTCACGTAGAAAGCGATAAGTTCTGGCATCCCGATCCGGGCCGCTGTGTGTAGAGGCGTCTCCAGGGCGGTATCGTCACTCTGCAGGTTCACATCCGCCCCTAAAATACAACCATGAAAAAAAAACGATTCATTGCGCCAGATTCATAATTTGTGGAggttttttttaaagtcacttttttcttttttttaccttgTGGAATTCGTTGACATTTTTTGCGCCAACTTCTTCAAAACGTCACACGCGGTTCAAGAATTTTGCAGAAATTATTTATTTTGCTTTGACCTTCTTGCAACTATTTTACTGCATGTTCCGCTAAAATTTCACAAAATGTAAGCAAAAAAATTTGTACATACATAAACTTTAtaaaaaaagttgcaattgatgaatcggtcgaaaacatctggaaaccccaaACCAGATTCAGATTTTCTTCCTTCCATACAGTCTGCTTTTGTTGCAATAAGTTGCAATCTGCAGCTGCATTCCCCTCTTCCCCTCCTTCCTTGTCTTCAATTTACGATTTTACATCAGATGCACTTTTTGGTAACTGCACTACTTCTGCCGGGAAAAACAGAAGTGGGAACATGCTCCTCCTTATCCTGATAGAAAGTCGGGATCTTGCTGCTGATACTAAGAGGGGAAAGGATCCTGCTGCTGCTGATACTAagaggggagaggatcctgctGCTTCTGACACTAAAAGAGGAGAGGATCCTGCTGCTGATACtaagaggagagaggatcctgctgttgCTGATACTAAAAGGGGAGAGGATCCTGCTGCTGATACTAAAAGAGGAGAGGATCCTGCTGCTCATACTAAGAGGAGACAGGATCCTGCTGCTGCTGTGGCTGATACtaagaggagagaggatcctgctgctgctgaagatgatactaagaggggagaggatcctgctGCTGATACTAAGAGGGAAAAGGACCTGCTGCTGCTGAGACTAAGAGAGGAGAGgatcctgctgctgctgtcactaaAAGAGGAGAGGATCCTGCTGCTGATATtaagaggagagaggatcctgctgctgCTGATACTAAGAGGGGTGAGGATCCTGCTGCTGCTGATACTAagaggggagaggatcctgctGCTTCTGACACTAAAAGAGAAGAGGATCCTGCTGCTGATACtaagaggagagaggatcctgctgctgctgatactaagaggggagaggatcctgctGCTGATACTAAAAGAGGAGAGGGTCCTGCTGCTGATACtaagaggagagaggatcctgctgctgctgcagctgatactaagaggagagaggatcctgctgctgctgatgatactaagaggggagaggatcctgctGCTGATACTAAGAGGGGAAAGGATCCTGCTGCTGCTGAGATTAagaggggagaggatcctgctGCTACTGACACTAAAAGAAGAGAGAACCCTGCTGCTGATACtaagaggagagaggatcctgctgctgctgctgatactaagaggggagaggatcctgctGCTGATACTAAAAGAGGAGAGGATCCTGCTGCTGATACtaagaggagagaggatcctgctgctgctgcttctgctgcGGCTGATACtaagaggagagaggatcctgctgctgctgctgatgatactaagaggggagaggatcctgctGCTGATACTAAGAGGGGAAAGGATCCTGCTGCTGCTGAGACTAAGAGGGGAGAGGATCCTTCTGCTGCTGACACTAAAAGAGGAGAGGATCCTGCTGCTGATACtaagaggagagaggatcctgctgatactaagaggggagaggatcctgctGCTGATACTAAGAGGGGAGAGGATCCTGTTGCTGATGATACTAAGAGGGGAGAGGATTCTGCTGCTGATACTAAAAGGGGAGAGGATCCTGCTGCTGCTGATACTAagaggggagaggatcctgctgctgctgatactaagaggggagaggatcctgctGCTGCGGATACTAAGGGGAGAGGATCCTGCTGCTGCTGATACCAAGaggcctgaagacacaaaagagaatagtaaaaccaaaaacactcagtttgaaaaaatgttgcagtaatccgcaagtgctagtaaaagatgtaaaaaacagggtatttggttgatacgttttttgcaaaaaatgtatactaagctgctctaccaatcttcacggtatacccttatcagagcagtcctaactaatgtatgcaatccctatctgatgtatttaaaaacctgatcatctgtatataacctgtgtgaacagggttcagagaggaaaaatccatgtgtgcatacagggtagaacagcttttgtgcagatagcccaagaggagtggtggaactccccagtcttgtagacacaagagaacaattatggaaacaggaacacatgggctacttgcacagtgaacaagtctgtatgatcatgttcacacaccaccaagaaacctgaagacacaaaagagaatagtaaaaccaaaaacactcagtttgaaaaaatgttgcagtaatccgcaagtgctagtaaaagatgtaaaacacagggtatttggttgatacgttttttgcaaaaaatgtatactaagctgctctaccaatcttcacggtatacccttatcagagcagtcctaactaatgtatgcaatccctatctgatgtatttaaaaacctgatcatctgtatataacctgtgtgaacagggttcagagaggaaaaatctgtatgcacacatggatttttcctctctgaaccctgttcacacaggttatatacagatgatcaggtttttaaatacatcagatagggattgcatacattagttaggactgctctgataagggtataccgtgaagattggtagagcagcttagtatacattttttgcaaaaaacgtatcaaccaaataccctgttttttacatcttttactagcacttgcggattactgcaacattttttcaaactgagtgtttttggttttactattctcttttgtgtcttcaggtttcttggtggtgtgtgaacatgatcatacagacttgttcactgtgcaagtagcccatgtgttcctgttaccaagaggggagaggatcctgctGCTGCTGACACTAAAAGGGGAGAGGTTCCTGCTACTGCTGACAGTAAGAGTGGAGAGGATATTGCTGCTGCTGACACTAAAAGGGGAGAGAATCCTGCTGCTGCTGACAGTAagaggggagaggatcctgctACTGATACTAAGAAGGGAAGGGATCCTACTGCTGCTATTACTGGAGAAAAGGGGAATCCTACCACTGCTATCATTGCTGGTACTACCACTACTGAGGGATAGTGACTGTTACTTCTAGGGGGTCTGTGGCTTTTGGCGATTTGGGGGATGACGATTATCAGTGCTTTAGGAGGTACGGTATGTGACCGTCACTGTTATGAGAAGagtcaaattaatttttttcccccgtAGGAGATAATTACAGTTTGGGCACATTATAATAAAGTTTAGCCACCCTTGGTGTAGAGTAGACAATCATCTGTGAGCTAAACCCACCAGAAGCACAAAGCTCTCCCTCATCTCTCCTGTttggtacaatgtatcagtgcatgtAACAggctgtgcagctcacagagcattaccTACACTAGATACAATTGTAGCAACCCTTCATCTGCGAGAAGGATTTTTTTCAACACCTGGATACAAAGAAAAATATCTGTATTCACTGGACAGAAGGTAGAGATCTTAAATATGTAAATTAtgaattcattattattattattattattattattaattattaaataTGTATAATTAATTTGTAAAGTAATTTGAAAAGTTGCAGATCTCCTAATAAGCAGCGATTCTTCTTCTTTACCTGGAAAGCTATTTAGAAAATTGTCCCAAAATGTGTCCCTTACCACTCCAGACGAGCTCCTTGGCGCACCTGAGGGACTCCCTGGTTCTGCAGTAATGTAGCGGCGTATGACCACTGACCGAGAAAGGGTTGAGCTTGGCGCCATGGCCGATCAGGATCTTGACGCAATCCAGGTTGGCCACGACGCAGGCGACATGTAACGGGGTCTTTCCGTTCGGTTTGCTGTTGATGGAAGCGTAATGTTCCAGGAGAACCAGCAGGCTTTCCAGATGTCCCAGCATAACGGTAATGTGCAGTCCCGTCGCCCATGAGGAGGCCAATTTAAAACTAGGCAACCAATGACCTAAGGGTTAAAGAAGACTATTAGTATCTGCTTTGGGGTAAGAACTTACTGGTTTTGTAGGTGATGGTGTCTTGAAATAATGAGACACCATCACCTACAAAACCAGTAAGTTTATGAATGCATACATTGAATTGTTTTTCTACACTAGAGTATTTAGTCTTGATAGCTGAATTTTTGCTagcagcactgttgtgaattctgtggcagagctccctcctgtggtcacaagtggtacttcggctgattctctctgagcttccgttggtggagggaagtggtactgcggcttctgagtttcctccctcaggtgatgtggtgaggtcgttaggtgctgctctacttaactccacctagtgctttgatcctggcttcctgtcaatgttccagtattggacttgttttcctcctggatcgttcctgtggcctgctgctctgcatagctaagttttcctttgctattttgtttgcttttcttctgtccagcttatctatttgtttgctggaagctctgggacgcagagggtgtacctccgtgccgttagttcggtacggagggtctttttgccccctttgcgtggtttttagggttttgtgttgaccgcaaagttacctttcctatcctcgctctgttcagaaagtcgggcctcactttgctaaatctatttcatctctacgtttgtcttttcatcttaactcacagtcattatatgtggggggctgccttttcctttggggtatttctctgaggcaaggtaggcttattttctatcttcaggctagttagtttctcaggctgtgccgagttgcataggtagcgttaggcgcaatccacggctgcctctagtgttgttggtgaggatcagggattgcggtcaacagagttcccacgtctcagagctcg
This window contains:
- the ASB4 gene encoding ankyrin repeat and SOCS box protein 4, which gives rise to MDAEPGQRCTRTLENQLLKETFLHALQANDYVTVENILNEGKIDVDTVFEVDDEGLVLASYKSGHWLPSFKLASSWATGLHITVMLGHLESLLVLLEHYASINSKPNGKTPLHVACVVANLDCVKILIGHGAKLNPFSVSGHTPLHYCRTRESLRCAKELVWSGADVNLQSDDTALETPLHTAARIGMPELIAFYVNHGAIVDSFNSILETPLSTAAYWALNIKEQKYSSIHHLICRMLLDFNADVNTRDIDRKAPLHKAAWNCDHILMHMLLEAGAHATFMDVNGCGPQQYVLKVTSVRAAAQPEICYQLLLNHGAARIYPPQFHKVLQECHSYPRAVEVMVNAYEHINATDRWSKAIPEDDLERHHTFYESLFEVCCNSPRTLMHLARCAIRAVLRKKCHRVIPQLPLPTTLKKYLLLEPQGKIY